The following proteins are co-located in the Manihot esculenta cultivar AM560-2 chromosome 9, M.esculenta_v8, whole genome shotgun sequence genome:
- the LOC110622103 gene encoding leucine-rich repeat receptor-like protein kinase PXC2 codes for MLFDLCLFLLLVPAFVQSLDSTFNDDVLGLIVFKAGLHDPESKLASWSEDDENPCNWVGVKCDPKTQRVAELVLDGFSLSGHIGRGLLRLQFLQILSLSNNNFTGTINPDLSQLGVLQVVDLSQNNLSGLIPDGFFKKCESLRSVSFARNKLTGQIPESLSWCTSLAAVNFSSNQLSGELPSGLWFLKGLQSLDLSDNLLEGEIPEGIANVYGLTAINLQKNSFSGQLPLDIGGCLLLKMLDFSENSLSGILPESLGRLRACTSLRLRGNSFAGEIPGWIGELTNLESLDLSSNEFFGRIPTSIGNLNLVKELNLSRNRLTGGLPQSMANCLNLLVLDISQNGLAGSLPPWIFKMGLKSISLSGNGHSNSMQYPSVASLTASLQGLKLLDLSSNGLSGEIPSDIGVLSSLLLLNVSRNRLFGSIPSSIGELKTIQVLDLSNNKLHGKVPSEIGGAVSLVELILEKNFITGNIPTQLQNCSSLASLMLSQNNLSGPVPAAIADIGNLQYVDLSFNSLSGSLPKELTNLSYLVSFNVSHNNLQGELPVGGFFNTISPSAVSGNPSLCGSVVNRSCPSVHPKPIVLNPNSSASSNGSSLNYNHRKFALSISSLIAIGAAAFIAIGVVAVSLLNIHVRSSMTRTPAAFTLSGGEDFNCSPTNDPNYGKLVMFSGDADFVAGTHALLNKDSELGRGGFGVVYRAILQDGRSVAIKKLTISSLIKSQDEFEREVKRLGKIRHHNLVALEGYYWTSSLQLLIYEYISNGSLYKHLHNGLNTNCLSWRQRFNIIMGMAKGLAHLHHMNIIHYNLKSTNILIDDCGEPKVADFGLARLLPMFDRCILSSKIHSALGYMAPEFACRTVKITEKCDVYGFGILVLEVVTGKRPVEYMEDDVVVLCDLVRGALEDGRVEECLDGRLGGNFPADEAIPVIKLGLICASQVPSNRPDMEEVINILELIQCPAESQELE; via the exons ATGTTATTCGACCTctgcctttttcttcttttggttCCTGCTTTCGTACAGTCTTTGGACTCAACATTCAACGATGATGTTCTTGGGTTGATAGTCTTCAAGGCCGGTCTTCATGACCCGGAGTCTAAACTAGCGTCATGGAGTGAAGATGATGAGAATCCCTGCAACTGGGTCGGTGTCAAGTGCGACCCTAAAACGCAGCGAGTTGCCGAGCTGGTTCTCGATGGCTTCTCTCTTTCTGGGCACATTGGCCGCGGTCTTCTACGGCTGCAGTTTCTTCAGATTCTGTCACTATCAAACAACAACTTCACTGGCACCATAAACCCTGATCTTTCTCAGCTTGGGGTTTTACAAGTTGTCGACTTGAGTCAGAACAACCTCTCTGGGTTGATCCCTGATGGATTTTTTAAGAAATGTGAATCCTTGAGATCGGTTTCATTTGCTAGGAATAAGCTTACTGGACAAATTCCTGAATCTTTGAGCTGGTGCACGTCATTGGCGGCAGTTAATTTCTCATCCAATCAGCTTTCTGGGGAATTGCCATCTGGATTATGGTTTTTGAAGGGGCTTCAATCCCTTGATTTATCTGATAATTTGCTGGAGGGAGAGATTCCTGAAGGGATCGCAAATGTATATGGTTTGACAGCCATTAATTTGCAGAAGAACAGCTTCTCTGGACAGCTTCCATTGGATATTGGAGGTTGTTTGCTTTTGAAAATGCTTGATTTTAGTGAGAATTCTCTATCTGGAATACTTCCAGAGTCATTAGGGAGACTTAGGGCGTGCACTTCTCTTAGATTGCGAGGAAATTCATTTGCAGGGGAAATTCCTGGTTGGATTGGCGAATTAACAAATCTGGAAAGTTTAGATCTTTCTTCCAATGAATTTTTTGGTCGGATTCCAACATCAATAGGAAACCTTAATCTGGTGAAAGAATTAAATCTGTCTAGGAATCGTCTTACAGGAGGGTTGCCCCAGTCAATGGCAAATTGTCTTAACCTTTTGGTTCTAGATATCAGCCAGAATGGATTAGCAGGAAGTCTTCCACCATGGATTTTCAAGATGGGCCTAAAAAGTATCTCACTTTCTGGAAACGGACACAGTAACAGTATGCAATATCCTTCAGTTGCCTCTCTCACAGCCTCTCTTCAAGGGCTTAAGCTCTTGGACCTATCTTCAAATGGCTTATCTGGTGAAATTCCATCTGATATTGGGGTGCTTAGCAGCTTGCTGTTATTGAATGTATCCAGAAACCGATTATTTGGTTCTATTCCTTCCAGCATTGGAGAATTGAAGACGATCCAAGTTCTCGATTTAAGTAATAATAAGCTACATGGAAAAGTTCCTTCTGAAATTGGAGGAGCAGTGTCACTTGTGGAGCTGATATTGGAAAAGAACTTCATAACTGGGAATATTCCAACTCAATTACAAAACTGCTCATCTTTAGCATCTTT AATGCTATCTCAGAACAACCTGAGTGGTCCGGTGCCAGCAGCTATTGCAGACATTGGCAACCTCCAATATGTGGACTTGTCTTTCAACAGCCTCTCTGGAAGCTTGCCAAAGGAGCTAACAAATCTTTCCTACCTTGTGTCATTCAATGTTTCCCATAACAACCTACAAGGTGAGCTACCAGTTGGGGGTTTCTTCAACACCATTTCCCCATCAGCTGTCTCTGGAAATCCGTCGCTGTGTGGTTCTGTTGTCAACCGCTCTTGCCCTTCTGTCCATCCAAAGCCCATTGTTCTAAACCCCAACTCTTCTGCCTCCTCCAATGGCTCCTCTTTAAATTACAACCATCGAAAATTTGCTCTCAGCATCTCTTCCCTCATTGCTATTGGTGCAGCTGCTTTCATCGCCATTGGTGTGGTAGCTGTGTCTCTCCTCAACATCCATGTACGATCTTCCATGACACGAACTCCTGCTGCATTCACTTTATCAGGTGGGGAAGATTTCAATTGCTCCCCAACTAATGATCCAAACTACGGCAAACTTGTAATGTTTTCGGGTGATGCTGATTTTGTTGCTGGTACTCATGCATTACTGAACAAGGACTCTGAACTTGGTCGTGGTGGTTTTGGAGTTGTTTACCGAGCAATACTTCAAGATGGGCGTTCAGTTGCCATAAAGAAACTAACAATATCAAGTTTGATAAAGTCCCAAGATGAATTTGAGAGAGAAGTGAAGAGACTTGGAAAGATTAGGCACCATAATCTTGTGGCACTAGAAGGTTATTACTGGACTTCATCCTTGCAGCTCCTTATTTATGAATACATATCCAATGGGAGTTTGTATAAGCATCTCCATAATGGACTCAACACAAACTGCCTGTCCTGGCGACAGAGGTTCAACATAATTATGGGGATGGCAAAAGGTTTGGCTCATTTGCATCATATGAACATAATTCACTACAATCTAAAATCAACCAATATTCTGATAGATGATTGTGGTGAGCCAAAGGTTGCAGACTTTGGCCTGGCAAGACTATTGCCAATGTTTGACCGTTGTATCCTAAGCAGCAAAATCCACAGTGCATTAGGTTATATGGCTCCTGAGTTTGCTTGTCGAACTGTGAAGATAACTGAGAAATGTGATGTTTATGGGTTTGGAATCTTAGTTTTGGAGGTGGTGACAGGTAAGAGACCGGTGGAGTATATGGAGGATGATGTGGTGGTGCTTTGTGATTTGGTGAGGGGAGCTCTAGAGGATGGCAGGGTGGAGGAGTGTCTTGATGGAAGGCTTGGGGGAAATTTTCCGGCAGATGAGGCGATTCCAGTGATAAAACTTGGTTTAATATGTGCATCTCAAGTGCCATCAAATAGACCAGACATGGAGGAAGTGATCAACATTTTAGAGCTGATCCAATGTCCTGCAGAGAGCCAAGAGTTGGAATGA